In Anopheles gambiae chromosome 2, idAnoGambNW_F1_1, whole genome shotgun sequence, a single window of DNA contains:
- the LOC133392054 gene encoding histone H4, translating to MTGRGKGGKGLGKGGAKRHRKVLRDNIQGITKPAIRRLARRGGVKRISGLIYEETRGVLKVFLENVIRDAVTYTEHAKRKTVTAMDVVYALKRQGRTLYGFGG from the coding sequence ATGACTGGAAgaggaaagggaggaaaaggtCTGGGTAAAGGAGGAGCCAAGCGTCACCGAAAAGTGCTGCGGGATAACATCCAGGGCATTACCAAGCCCGCCATCCGCCGTTTGGCTCGGCGCGGAGGTGTGAAACGTATCTCCGGCCTCATCTACGAGGAAACCCGTGGCGTCCTGAAAGTATTTCTGGAGAATGTGATTCGTGATGCGGTCACTTACACTGAACACGCCAAGCGTAAGACCGTCACCGCTATGGATGTGGTGTATGCTCTGAAGCGTCAGGGCCGCACTCTGTACGGTTTTGGAGGTTAA
- the LOC133392014 gene encoding histone H3, translating into MARTKQTARKSTGGKAPRKQLATKAARKSAPATGGVKKPHRYRPGTVALREIRRYQKSTELLIRKLPFQRLVREIAQDFKTDLRFQSSAVMALQEASEAYLVGLFEDTNLCAIHAKRVTIMPKDIQLARRIRGERA; encoded by the coding sequence ATGGCTCGTACCAAGCAAACCGCTCGTAAATCGACTGGAGGTAAGGCTCCTCGCAAGCAGCTGGCCACCAAGGCTGCTCGTAAAAGTGCCCCGGCCACCGGAGGAGTGAAGAAGCCGCATCGTTACCGTCCGGGAACGGTGGCCCTCCGAGAAATCCGTCGCTACCAGAAGTCGACCGAGCTGCTCATCCGCAAGCTGCCCTTCCAGCGCTTGGTGCGTGAGATCGCCCAGGACTTCAAGACTGATCTCCGCTTCCAGAGCTCAGCCGTCATGGCGCTGCAGGAAGCCAGCGAGGCGTATCTGGTTGGTCTGTTCGAAGACACGAATCTGTGCGCCATCCACGCCAAGCGCGTCACCATCATGCCCAAGGACATTCAGCTGGCCCGTCGCATCCGCGGAGAGCGTGCCTAA
- the LOC133392036 gene encoding histone H2B has product MAPKTSGKAAKKSGKAQKNISKSDKKKKRKTRKESYAIYIYKVLKQVHPDTGISSKAMSIMNSFVNDIFERIAAEASRLAHYNKRSTITSREIQTAVRLLLPGELAKHAVSEGTKAVTKYTSSK; this is encoded by the coding sequence ATGGCACCCAAAACCAGTGGAAAAGCTGCGAAGAAGTCTGGCAAGGCccagaaaaatatttccaagtccgacaagaaaaagaagcgcaAGACCCGCAAGGAAAGCTACGCTATTTACATCTACAAAGTGTTGAAGCAAGTCCACCCGGATACTGGCATCTCTTCGAAGGCCATGAGCATCATGAACAGCTTCGTCAACGATATCTTCGAACGCATTGCTGCTGAGGCATCCCGCTTGGCGCACTACAACAAGCGTTCGACGATCACGTCCCGCGAAATCCAAACCGCTGttcgtctgctgctgcctggTGAGCTTGCCAAGCACGCCGTCTCCGAAGGAACGAAGGCTGTCACAAAGTACACCAGCTCGAAGTAA
- the LOC1267440 gene encoding histone H4, translating to MTGRGKGGKGLGKGGAKRHRKVLRDNIQGITKPAIRRLARRGGVKRISGLIYEETRGVLKVFLENVIRDAVTYTEHAKRKTVTAMDVVYALKRQGRTLYGFGG from the coding sequence ATGACTGGAAgaggaaagggaggaaaaggtCTGGGTAAAGGAGGAGCCAAGCGTCACCGAAAAGTGCTGCGGGATAACATCCAGGGCATTACCAAGCCCGCCATCCGCCGTTTGGCTCGGCGCGGAGGAGTGAAACGTATCTCCGGTCTCATCTACGAGGAAACCCGTGGCGTCCTGAAAGTATTTCTGGAGAATGTGATTCGTGATGCGGTCACTTACACTGAACACGCCAAGCGTAAGACCGTCACCGCTATGGATGTGGTGTATGCTCTGAAGCGTCAGGGCCGCACTCTGTACGGTTTTGGAGGTTAA
- the LOC133392032 gene encoding histone H2A: MSGRGKGGKVKGKAKSRSNRAGLQFPVGRIHRLLRKGNYAERVGAGAPVYLAAVMEYLAAEVLELAGNAARDNKKTRIIPRHLQLAIRNDEELNKLLSGVTIAQGGVLPNIQAVLLPKKTEKKA, translated from the coding sequence ATGTCTGGCCgtggaaagggaggaaaggTAAAGGGAAAGGCAAAGTCCCGTTCCAACCGTGCCGGTCTTCAGTTCCCCGTTGGCCGTATTCATCGTCTCCTGCGCAAGGGTAACTATGCCGAGCGCGTCGGTGCCGGAGCACCCGTGTATCTGGCAGCCGTCATGGAATACTTGGCCGCTGAAGTGCTTGAGTTGGCCGGAAACGCTGCCCGTGACAACAAGAAGACGCGCATCATCCCGCGTCATCTGCAGCTGGCCATCCGCAACGACGAGGAGTTGAACAAGCTGCTGTCCGGAGTAACCATCGCTCAGGGTGGTGTGCTGCCTAACATTCAGGCCGTGCTGCTGCCCAAGAAGACCGAAAAGAAGGCTTAA
- the LOC133392021 gene encoding histone H2B, translated as MAPKTSGKAAKKSGKAQKNISKSDKKKKRKTRKESYAIYIYKVLKQVHPDTGISSKAMSIMNSFVNDIFERIAAEASRLAHYNKRSTITSREIQTAVRLLLPGELAKHAVSEGTKAVTKYTSSK; from the coding sequence ATGGCACCCAAAACCAGTGGAAAAGCTGCGAAGAAGTCTGGCAAGGCccagaaaaatatttccaagtccgacaagaaaaagaagcgcaAGACCCGCAAGGAAAGCTACGCTATTTACATCTACAAAGTGTTGAAGCAAGTCCACCCGGATACTGGCATCTCTTCGAAGGCCATGAGCATCATGAACAGTTTCGTCAACGATATCTTCGAACGCATTGCTGCTGAGGCATCCCGCTTGGCGCACTACAACAAGCGTTCGACGATCACGTCCCGCGAAATCCAAACCGCTGttcgtctgctgctgcctggTGAGCTTGCCAAGCACGCCGTCTCCGAAGGAACGAAGGCTGTCACAAAGTACACCAGCTCGAAGTAA